Genomic segment of Caproiciproducens sp. NJN-50:
GGCCGCAACAAACAGAACCGACAGAAGAAGTACGATGAAAGGCAAGAGAACATCTCCTTATTGCTCATTTTACAGGAGCTCGACTTTAGTTCCATTATATAGGAGCGCCGATGGTTTGTCCACTGAAAAGGCCAAATGCAGGTCGACAGAAAACGTGCCGGACAGCCAATTCCGGCTGCCGGCACAATTTCAGTCGTTTTTATTACCCGAGTACTTTTGCGCAGCGGGCACAGATATCCGGATGCTCCGGGTCGCTGCCGACCGTGTCGCTGTAACACCAGCAGCGGCTGCATTTTTCTCCGTGCGCATGAACCACAGTGACGGAAAGCTCCGGAAGCTCTTCTCCCCGGAAGGTGCCTGAACCCTCGCGGAATACCTCAACGCCGGAGGCGATCAGAACGGTTTTCAATTCGCTTTCCACTGATTTTACAAAATCATAAAGTTCTCCGGCGCAGTAGAGACGGACTTCCGCATCCAGTGATGCGCCGATCGTTTTTTCCTTGCGCGCGATTTCCAGCGCTTTCTTCACTTCGTCACGGACTTGATGCATCCGGTCCCACTTAGCGATGAATTCTTTGTCCGCCTTGACATCCACTGGCTGCGGGAGGTCGTTCAACATCACATATTCAACATTTTCGCCGGACAGGTGAGGCATATTGTGCCAGATTTCGTCGGAAGTAAACGCAAGGATCGGAGCGACCAGCCGGGTCAGTCCGGAAAGGATCAGAAACATCGCCGTCTGGGCCGCGCGGCGTTCCTCACAGTCCGCCCTTTCCACATAAAGCCTGTCTTTCAGCACGTCCAGATAAAAGTTGGACATATCCACCACGCAGAAGTTGTGAATGGCATGATAGGCGGTGTGGAATTCAAAGGTATCATAAGCCTTGCCCACTTCCCGAATCAGATCGTTGAAACGGTTGAGCGCCCAGCGGTCGATCGGCAGAAGGCGGTCGAGAGAGACCATATCTTGATCCGGGTCGAAGTCGGAAAGATTCCCGAGGATAAAACGCGCGGTATTACGGATCTTGCGGTACGCATCGGAAAGCTGTTTCAAAATTTCATTGGAAATCCTGACGTCGCTCTGATAGTCGCTGGAGGCGACCCAGAGGCGCAGGATATCCGCGCCGTATTTCTGAACCACTTCTCCGGGGGCGATGCCGTTGCCGAGGGACTTGGACATCTTGCGCCCTTCCAGATCGATGACCATGCCGTGCGTCAGGACGGTTTTATAGGGAGCCTGTCCCCTCCAGGCGACGCTGGTCAGCAGCGAGGACTGGAACCATCCGCGGTGCTGGTCGTTCCCTTCCAGATAAAGCTCGGCCGGCCAGTGCAGGTCGCCGCGGGTCGTCAGCACGGCGGCATGGCTGCACCCGGAATCGAACCAGACATCCATGACATCGGTTTCCTTGGTAAATTCCGTGCAGCCGCAGCTGCAATGGGTTCCTTCGGGAAGGAGTTTCTCCGCGGAATGGCTGAACCAGGCATTGGAGCCCTCTTTGCGGAAAATGGACGCAACCGCGTCGATTGTCTCGCGGGTCACCAGCTCTTTGCCGCATTTTTTGCAGTAAAAGATCGGAATCGGCACGCCCCAGAGGCGCTGGCGTGAGATGCACCAGTCCTTGCGTTCGCGCACCATAGAGGTAATGCGGTCGCGGCCCCACCCGGGAATCCACTGAACCTTGTCGATTTCCTTAACCGTCTGATCCTTGATCGCTTCCACGGAACAAAACCACTGCTCCGTGGCGCGGAACAGGACCGGATGCTTGCAGCGCCAGCAGTGGGGGTACTGGTGAACAATGTGTTTGACGGCAAGCAGCGCCCCGATTTCCTTCAGATAATCCCGGATGACAGGATTGGCCTCCTCGGTCGTCAGCCCTTCAAAACGTTTTCCGGCCTCCGCAGTCATCCTTCCCTGGCTGTCGACCGGGACAATCACGGGGATTTCCGGATAATGATTATGGCAGACATCGTAGTCCTCGATGCCGTGTCCCGGCGCGGTATGGACACAGCCGGTGCCGCTCTCCAGCGTAACATGATCGCCCAGGATGATCGGAGACGCGCGGTCGATAAACGGATGCGCCGTCCGGATATGCTCAAGCTCGCTCCCTTTATATTCGGCGATTTTTTCGTATTCGCCAATTCCGGCTTCCTTCATGGTCTCTTCGGTCAGCGCGGTGGCCATCACATAGTATTCGTCCCCCGCCCTGACCAGCGAATAGTCGAAATCCGGGCCGAGGCAGATCGCCGTATTGGCCGGAATCGTCCACGTCGTGGTGGTCCAGATGACAAAATACGTTTTGGAAAGATCCGCACCTTTCGCCGTCAAAAGACCCTTGTCATCCGTCACGCGGAATTTGACATAGATGGAATCGCAGGGGTCCTCGCTGTACTCGATCTCCGCTTCGGCCAAGGCCGTCTCATCGTGCGCGCACCAGTAAACAGGCTTGAGTCCTTTATAAATATAGCCCTTTAAGGCCATTTCTCCAAATACTTCGATCTGCTTTGCTTCAAAATCGTGGGTGAGCGTCTCATAAGGATGGTCCCAGTCGCCGATCACGCCCAAACGCTGAAACTGTTCGGTCATGCTTTTGATGTGCGTCAGAGCAAAATCTTTGCATTGGTCACGAAAGTAAACGGGATCGT
This window contains:
- the ileS gene encoding isoleucine--tRNA ligase, whose amino-acid sequence is MDYKSTLNLPKTDFPMQAGLPKREPDLLGKWREDDIYGKVMKKNEGRPLYVLHDGPPYANGNIHLGTALNKILKDIIVRYRNMAGYKSPYVPGWDTHGLPIERKAIESVGLDSRSDDPVYFRDQCKDFALTHIKSMTEQFQRLGVIGDWDHPYETLTHDFEAKQIEVFGEMALKGYIYKGLKPVYWCAHDETALAEAEIEYSEDPCDSIYVKFRVTDDKGLLTAKGADLSKTYFVIWTTTTWTIPANTAICLGPDFDYSLVRAGDEYYVMATALTEETMKEAGIGEYEKIAEYKGSELEHIRTAHPFIDRASPIILGDHVTLESGTGCVHTAPGHGIEDYDVCHNHYPEIPVIVPVDSQGRMTAEAGKRFEGLTTEEANPVIRDYLKEIGALLAVKHIVHQYPHCWRCKHPVLFRATEQWFCSVEAIKDQTVKEIDKVQWIPGWGRDRITSMVRERKDWCISRQRLWGVPIPIFYCKKCGKELVTRETIDAVASIFRKEGSNAWFSHSAEKLLPEGTHCSCGCTEFTKETDVMDVWFDSGCSHAAVLTTRGDLHWPAELYLEGNDQHRGWFQSSLLTSVAWRGQAPYKTVLTHGMVIDLEGRKMSKSLGNGIAPGEVVQKYGADILRLWVASSDYQSDVRISNEILKQLSDAYRKIRNTARFILGNLSDFDPDQDMVSLDRLLPIDRWALNRFNDLIREVGKAYDTFEFHTAYHAIHNFCVVDMSNFYLDVLKDRLYVERADCEERRAAQTAMFLILSGLTRLVAPILAFTSDEIWHNMPHLSGENVEYVMLNDLPQPVDVKADKEFIAKWDRMHQVRDEVKKALEIARKEKTIGASLDAEVRLYCAGELYDFVKSVESELKTVLIASGVEVFREGSGTFRGEELPELSVTVVHAHGEKCSRCWCYSDTVGSDPEHPDICARCAKVLG